In Stenotrophomonas sp. 610A2, one DNA window encodes the following:
- a CDS encoding CheR family methyltransferase — MAAKVGPRTLQAQRDDIDDIEVDAFVAAMSRRHGYDFTGYAPSSLKRRVLALAHALNLPNVSELSARVLRDDDMVPQVIAKLSVPVSEMFRNPAVFRKLRDEVFPVLASYPQINIWQAGCAHGQEVYSLAILLKEAGLYERCQIYATDFSDEALAKAQEGIFPIRDARLYSENYLAAGGRHTLSDYYHARYDFMKLDERLKERVTFANHNLVCDGVFTEAQLILCRNVLIYFSDALQDRVLGLFRNSLSRGGFLCLGNRESIRFAPSARDFVPLDAELRLYRNAGGLL; from the coding sequence ATGGCTGCAAAAGTAGGGCCGCGCACGCTGCAGGCGCAGCGCGATGACATCGACGATATCGAGGTCGATGCCTTCGTCGCGGCGATGTCGCGCCGGCATGGCTATGACTTCACCGGTTACGCGCCGTCCTCGTTGAAGCGGCGCGTGCTGGCCTTGGCGCATGCATTGAACCTGCCCAACGTCAGCGAGCTGAGTGCACGCGTTCTGCGTGACGACGACATGGTGCCGCAGGTCATCGCCAAGTTGTCGGTGCCGGTGTCGGAGATGTTTCGCAACCCGGCGGTGTTCCGCAAGCTGCGTGACGAGGTGTTCCCGGTCCTGGCGTCATACCCGCAGATCAATATCTGGCAGGCCGGCTGCGCGCATGGGCAGGAGGTGTATTCGCTGGCCATCCTGCTGAAGGAAGCCGGGCTGTACGAGCGCTGCCAGATCTACGCCACCGACTTCAGCGATGAAGCCCTGGCCAAGGCGCAGGAAGGCATCTTCCCGATCCGCGATGCGCGGCTGTACTCGGAGAACTACCTGGCCGCCGGTGGCCGCCATACGCTGTCCGACTACTACCATGCCCGCTACGACTTCATGAAGCTGGACGAGCGGCTCAAGGAACGCGTCACCTTCGCCAACCACAACCTGGTCTGCGATGGCGTGTTCACCGAGGCCCAGCTGATCCTGTGCCGCAATGTGCTGATCTATTTCTCCGACGCATTGCAGGATCGGGTGCTGGGCCTGTTCCGCAACAGCCTGAGCCGCGGCGGCTTCCTCTGCCTGGGCAACCGCGAGTCGATCCGCTTCGCCCCCAGCGCCCGCGACTTCGTGCCGCTGGATGCCGAACTGCGGCTCTACCGCAACGCAGGTGGGCTCCTGTGA
- a CDS encoding chemotaxis protein CheB has protein sequence MKTASGQPPQAVVVGCSAGGLAALHQLLGGLSGPLPVPMVVVCHSGSEDMRVFCELLASRSGLPVQEAEERQLPEPGRVYVAPSGYHLLIERNGRFALSIDPRVAFSRPSIDVLFESAAEVWREQVVAVLMTGANSDGADGCARIRRSGGTLIVQDPETAQVAMMPAAALERAGADYCLPLAEIPFLLEAICS, from the coding sequence GTGAAAACCGCGTCCGGGCAGCCTCCACAGGCGGTAGTGGTGGGATGCTCGGCCGGCGGGCTGGCCGCCCTGCATCAGTTGCTGGGTGGACTGTCGGGGCCGTTGCCGGTGCCGATGGTGGTGGTCTGCCACAGCGGATCGGAGGATATGCGGGTGTTCTGCGAGCTGCTGGCCAGCCGCAGCGGCCTGCCGGTACAGGAGGCCGAGGAGCGCCAGCTGCCCGAGCCGGGGCGGGTCTATGTGGCCCCTTCCGGCTACCACCTGCTGATCGAACGCAACGGCCGTTTTGCCCTCAGCATCGACCCGCGGGTGGCGTTTTCACGCCCTTCCATCGATGTTCTGTTTGAATCTGCAGCCGAGGTCTGGCGCGAGCAGGTAGTGGCGGTGTTGATGACCGGGGCGAATTCCGATGGTGCAGATGGCTGCGCGCGGATACGGCGCTCCGGTGGCACGCTGATTGTTCAGGATCCGGAAACGGCACAAGTGGCTATGATGCCCGCGGCTGCACTGGAGCGCGCCGGCGCCGACTACTGCCTGCCGTTAGCCGAAATTCCCTTTTTGCTGGAAGCAATATGCTCGTGA
- a CDS encoding diguanylate cyclase domain-containing protein: MLVTKPAVVQRPKILAVDDNPANLLVIRRVLAKLDVEVVEAASGNDALKATLDDEFALVLLDVYMPDINGFEVAEILSQEESTRQTPIIFVTATYADDVHRLKGYGFGAVDYMAKPLEATMLLSKVQVFLELYRHRVALRDALSELSERNRQLEIEVEQRKQMEQEMRHLAMHDMLTGLPNRALFMDRLESAHHRAQRHGGMFALVYVDVDRFKAVNDTWGHGAGDAVLIELATRLRGALRENDTVARLGGDEFALVLEELDDINDAHRLMERVSESLLAPMHYQRDGEQLTLSIGASIGLAAYPADGAEVDALLHAADQAMYLTKRSRETV; the protein is encoded by the coding sequence ATGCTCGTGACCAAGCCGGCCGTAGTACAGCGGCCCAAGATTCTGGCCGTGGATGACAACCCCGCCAACCTGCTGGTGATCCGCAGGGTGTTGGCCAAGCTCGACGTGGAAGTGGTCGAGGCGGCCTCGGGCAACGATGCGCTGAAGGCCACGTTGGACGATGAGTTCGCGCTGGTGCTGCTCGACGTCTACATGCCGGACATCAACGGCTTTGAAGTGGCCGAGATCCTGTCGCAGGAAGAATCCACCCGCCAGACCCCGATCATCTTCGTCACCGCGACCTATGCCGACGACGTGCACCGGCTCAAGGGCTATGGTTTCGGCGCGGTCGACTACATGGCCAAGCCGCTGGAAGCCACCATGCTGCTGTCCAAGGTGCAGGTGTTCCTGGAGCTGTACCGGCACCGGGTGGCGCTGCGTGATGCGCTGAGCGAGCTGTCCGAGCGCAACCGCCAGCTGGAGATCGAAGTCGAGCAGCGCAAGCAGATGGAGCAGGAAATGCGTCATCTGGCCATGCACGACATGCTCACCGGCCTGCCCAACCGCGCCTTGTTCATGGACCGGCTGGAGAGCGCCCACCACCGCGCCCAGCGCCACGGTGGCATGTTCGCGCTGGTGTACGTGGACGTGGACCGCTTCAAGGCGGTCAACGACACCTGGGGCCACGGTGCCGGCGATGCGGTGTTGATCGAGCTGGCCACACGGCTGCGCGGCGCGCTGCGCGAGAACGACACCGTCGCCAGGCTCGGCGGTGACGAGTTCGCGCTGGTGCTGGAGGAGCTCGACGACATCAACGATGCCCATCGTCTGATGGAGCGGGTGAGCGAATCGCTGCTGGCACCCATGCACTACCAGCGCGACGGCGAGCAGCTCACCCTGAGCATCGGTGCCAGCATCGGCCTTGCCGCCTACCCCGCCGATGGCGCCGAAGTGGATGCCCTGCTGCACGCGGCCGACCAGGCCATGTACCTGACCAAGCGCAGCCGCGAAACCGTTTGA
- a CDS encoding BPSS1780 family membrane protein, translated as MSEIRKVPASAGAEWLLTGFGLLKRAPLALGSLGILWGVGTSLVLSLSMLVPALGTVVQLLLLLAGPLFMGGMLWAIREVDQGRTAKPAHLLQGVQEGRAPHLLVALLPQLIAALLLGTLLLVLVGTDGLQQLSVVMVKLNELSQSGAQPDPAQIEALVATLPAGRILLWLLLLIASFVALTLALFVMPPQVMFERSGGMHALRESLRASIHNLPAMLVFFVLAFIAIFAIYFAVIIVALFIGLIAGQGAAMAIAQLLLMAILMPVFAGAVYAAWKQMLAPTDASGTIPPPVNSGHVFEA; from the coding sequence ATGAGCGAGATTCGCAAGGTACCGGCCTCTGCCGGTGCGGAATGGCTGCTGACCGGTTTTGGCCTGCTCAAGCGCGCGCCACTGGCGCTGGGTTCGCTGGGCATCCTGTGGGGCGTCGGTACCTCGCTGGTGCTGTCGCTGTCGATGCTGGTGCCGGCACTGGGCACCGTGGTGCAGCTGCTGCTGCTGTTGGCCGGCCCGTTGTTCATGGGTGGCATGTTGTGGGCGATCCGCGAGGTCGACCAGGGCCGCACTGCCAAGCCTGCGCACCTGCTGCAGGGCGTACAGGAAGGACGCGCGCCACATCTGCTGGTCGCCCTGCTGCCGCAATTGATTGCTGCCCTGCTGCTGGGCACCTTGCTGCTGGTGCTGGTTGGCACCGACGGCCTGCAACAGCTGTCGGTGGTGATGGTCAAGCTCAACGAGCTCAGCCAATCCGGCGCACAGCCGGACCCGGCGCAGATCGAGGCACTGGTGGCGACGCTGCCGGCCGGGCGCATCCTGCTGTGGCTGCTGCTGCTGATCGCCAGCTTTGTCGCGCTGACACTTGCCCTGTTCGTGATGCCGCCACAGGTGATGTTCGAGCGCTCCGGTGGCATGCACGCGCTGCGCGAAAGCCTGCGCGCCAGCATCCACAACCTGCCGGCCATGCTGGTGTTCTTCGTGCTGGCCTTCATCGCCATCTTCGCGATCTATTTCGCGGTGATCATCGTGGCGCTGTTCATCGGCCTGATTGCCGGCCAGGGCGCCGCCATGGCGATCGCCCAACTGCTGCTGATGGCGATCCTGATGCCGGTGTTTGCAGGTGCCGTGTATGCGGCCTGGAAGCAGATGCTGGCGCCGACCGATGCCAGCGGCACCATCCCGCCGCCGGTAAACAGCGGCCACGTGTTCGAAGCCTGA
- a CDS encoding glutamine amidotransferase has protein sequence MKSQPFLIVETGQPFPTLRRYGRFPHWIRVAAGLEEADTVVVNVERGEQLPERTDFAATIVTGSAAFVTDRADWSERSADWLRDAAHAGMPLLGICYGHQLLAHALGGEVAYNPAGRESGTIQLELEAPASADPLFAGLPASFPAHATHLQTVLRAPEGATVLARSVQDNCHAFRWGEQAWGLQFHPEFATHHMRGYVRARADCIARHGGCARSVAREVTAAPLARQLLRRFVRHVRRETH, from the coding sequence ATGAAGTCCCAGCCGTTCTTGATCGTTGAAACCGGGCAACCGTTCCCGACCCTGCGTCGTTATGGGCGTTTCCCGCACTGGATCCGCGTTGCCGCCGGGCTGGAAGAAGCCGACACCGTGGTGGTCAACGTCGAGCGCGGTGAGCAGTTGCCCGAACGTACCGATTTCGCCGCCACGATCGTGACCGGCTCGGCCGCCTTCGTCACTGACCGCGCCGACTGGAGCGAGCGCAGCGCCGACTGGCTGCGCGACGCCGCCCACGCCGGCATGCCGCTGCTGGGCATCTGCTACGGCCATCAGCTGCTCGCCCATGCATTGGGCGGGGAAGTGGCCTACAACCCGGCCGGGCGCGAGTCCGGCACCATCCAGCTGGAACTGGAGGCCCCGGCCTCGGCCGATCCGCTGTTCGCCGGCCTGCCGGCCAGCTTCCCGGCCCACGCCACCCACCTGCAGACGGTATTGCGCGCGCCCGAAGGCGCCACCGTGCTGGCCCGCTCGGTGCAGGACAACTGCCACGCCTTCCGCTGGGGCGAGCAGGCCTGGGGCCTGCAGTTCCATCCCGAGTTCGCCACCCATCACATGCGTGGCTACGTCCGCGCCCGCGCCGACTGCATCGCCCGCCATGGCGGCTGCGCCCGCAGCGTCGCCCGCGAGGTCACCGCCGCGCCACTGGCCCGGCAGTTGCTGCGCCGCTTCGTGCGCCACGTACGCCGCGAAACGCACTGA
- a CDS encoding GspE/PulE family protein, giving the protein MEGIQAPSPQVAIAPGRLQFSNVASALLADGLVAAHDQERIRFSAQGARNASEVHPLVLLANLKLASAAGAGELGLERLTEWLAARTQTRYLRIDPTRVDVAGATAVVSHAYARRHRILPLGVDSERVLVATSEPMAREWLPDLQHLTRRRIDMVLVNPLDLHRYSMEFFGVTRSVRGARSDARDNSNGVAPPSFEQLVELGSAGDVNADDHHVVSIVDWLLQYAYEQRASDIHMEPRRDKGRIRFRIDGVLHKVFELPPSVMTAVVSRVKVLGRMDLAERRRPQDGRIKTRSPGGREVEMRLSTMPTAFGEKCVMRIFDPDSAFKSIEQLGFSPEEAAGWNELVARPHGIVLVTGPTGSGKTTTLYSTLKRLATPDVNVCTVEDPIEMIAPEFNQMQVQVNIDLDFASGVRTLLRQDPDIIMIGEIRDLETAQMAVQASLTGHLVLSTLHTNDAPSAITRLLDLGVPHYLIASTVNGVLAQRLVRTLCPHCKAPDTLTDADWAPLRHAHEALPDVVTTYAPVGCLECRRTGYMGRIGLYELLPLGSRLRALITRDMDLAGFSKAAAADGLRTLRRTGLEKVAAGLTTIEEVLSVLPPPE; this is encoded by the coding sequence GTGGAAGGGATTCAGGCACCGTCACCGCAGGTGGCTATCGCCCCGGGAAGGCTGCAGTTTTCCAACGTCGCCAGCGCCCTGCTGGCCGACGGCCTGGTGGCCGCGCACGACCAGGAACGGATCCGTTTCTCCGCCCAGGGCGCGCGCAATGCCAGTGAAGTGCACCCGCTGGTACTGCTGGCCAACCTGAAACTGGCCTCGGCCGCTGGCGCTGGCGAACTCGGCCTGGAGCGCCTGACCGAATGGCTGGCCGCACGCACCCAGACCCGCTACCTGCGCATCGACCCGACCCGCGTGGACGTGGCCGGTGCCACCGCGGTGGTCTCGCATGCCTATGCGCGCCGCCACCGCATCCTGCCGCTGGGCGTGGACAGCGAACGCGTGCTGGTGGCCACCAGCGAGCCGATGGCGCGCGAGTGGCTACCCGACCTGCAGCACCTGACCCGTCGCCGCATCGACATGGTGCTGGTCAATCCGCTGGACCTGCACCGTTATTCGATGGAGTTCTTCGGCGTCACACGTTCCGTACGCGGCGCACGCAGCGACGCCCGCGACAACAGCAACGGCGTCGCCCCGCCCAGCTTCGAGCAGCTGGTCGAACTGGGCAGCGCCGGTGACGTCAACGCCGACGACCACCATGTGGTCAGCATCGTCGACTGGCTGCTGCAGTACGCCTACGAACAGCGCGCCAGCGACATCCACATGGAGCCGCGCCGCGACAAGGGCCGCATCCGCTTCCGCATCGATGGCGTGCTGCACAAGGTGTTCGAGCTGCCGCCATCGGTGATGACCGCGGTGGTCAGCCGGGTCAAGGTGCTCGGCCGCATGGACCTGGCCGAGCGCCGGCGCCCGCAGGACGGCCGCATCAAGACCCGTTCGCCGGGCGGGCGCGAGGTCGAAATGCGCCTGTCGACCATGCCCACCGCGTTCGGCGAGAAGTGCGTGATGCGTATCTTCGACCCGGACTCGGCCTTCAAGAGCATCGAGCAGCTGGGTTTCAGCCCGGAAGAGGCCGCTGGCTGGAACGAGCTGGTGGCACGCCCGCACGGCATCGTGCTGGTCACCGGCCCGACCGGCTCCGGCAAGACCACCACCCTGTACTCCACGCTCAAACGCCTGGCCACGCCGGACGTGAACGTCTGCACGGTGGAAGACCCGATCGAAATGATCGCGCCCGAGTTCAACCAGATGCAGGTGCAGGTCAACATCGACCTGGACTTCGCCTCCGGCGTGCGCACCCTGCTGCGCCAGGACCCGGACATCATCATGATCGGCGAAATCCGTGACCTGGAAACCGCGCAGATGGCGGTGCAGGCCTCGCTGACCGGTCACCTGGTGCTGTCCACCCTGCATACCAACGATGCACCCTCGGCGATCACCCGCCTGCTCGACCTGGGCGTACCGCATTACCTGATCGCCTCCACCGTCAACGGCGTGCTGGCGCAGCGCCTGGTGCGCACACTGTGCCCGCACTGCAAGGCGCCAGACACGCTGACGGACGCCGATTGGGCACCGCTGCGTCATGCCCATGAAGCATTACCAGATGTGGTCACGACATATGCGCCGGTCGGTTGCCTGGAGTGCCGGCGCACCGGTTACATGGGGCGGATCGGCCTGTATGAGCTGCTACCACTGGGTTCGCGGCTTCGCGCCCTAATCACCCGCGACATGGATCTGGCCGGATTCAGCAAGGCCGCGGCGGCCGACGGACTGCGCACCCTGCGCCGCACCGGGCTTGAAAAGGTGGCCGCAGGGCTGACTACAATCGAGGAAGTCCTGTCAGTACTGCCGCCGCCGGAATGA
- the glyQ gene encoding glycine--tRNA ligase subunit alpha translates to MSATPPVSITFQGLIQTLNDFWAKQGCVLIQPLDLEVGAGTFHPATFLRSIGPESWNAAYVQPSRRPTDGRYGENPNRLQRYYQYQVAMKPSPDNIQQLYLDSLKALGIDPLVHDLRFVEDNWESPTLGAWGLGWEIWLNGMEVTQFTYFQQAGGLECKPVLGEITYGLERLCMYLQNCDNVYDLIWTYGPDGTPVTYGDVYHQNEVEQSTYNFEYADVEEMFHRFDACEKEAQKLVEAGLPLPAYEQVCKASHSFNLLDARRAISVTERQRYILRVRALAQAVAKLYEAKRIEAVAAKEVQA, encoded by the coding sequence ATGTCCGCGACTCCCCCCGTTTCGATTACCTTCCAGGGACTGATCCAGACCCTCAATGATTTCTGGGCGAAACAGGGCTGTGTCTTGATCCAGCCGCTGGACCTGGAGGTCGGTGCCGGCACCTTCCACCCGGCCACCTTCCTGCGCTCGATCGGCCCGGAAAGCTGGAATGCCGCCTACGTGCAGCCCTCGCGCCGTCCCACCGACGGCCGCTACGGCGAGAACCCCAACCGCCTGCAGCGCTACTACCAGTACCAGGTGGCGATGAAGCCGAGCCCGGACAACATCCAGCAGCTGTACCTGGATTCGCTCAAGGCGCTGGGCATCGACCCGCTGGTGCACGACCTGCGCTTCGTCGAGGACAACTGGGAATCGCCGACCCTGGGCGCCTGGGGCCTGGGCTGGGAAATCTGGCTCAACGGCATGGAAGTCACCCAGTTCACCTACTTCCAGCAGGCCGGCGGCCTGGAGTGCAAGCCGGTGCTGGGTGAGATCACCTACGGGCTGGAGCGGCTCTGCATGTACCTGCAGAACTGCGACAACGTCTACGACCTGATCTGGACCTACGGTCCGGACGGCACCCCGGTCACCTATGGCGATGTCTACCACCAGAACGAGGTGGAACAGAGCACCTACAACTTCGAGTACGCCGACGTGGAAGAAATGTTCCATCGCTTCGACGCCTGCGAGAAGGAAGCACAGAAGCTGGTGGAAGCCGGCCTGCCGCTCCCGGCCTATGAACAGGTCTGCAAGGCGTCGCATTCGTTCAACCTGCTCGACGCACGCCGCGCCATCTCGGTGACCGAGCGCCAGCGTTACATCCTGCGCGTGCGCGCGCTGGCACAGGCGGTGGCCAAGCTGTACGAGGCCAAGCGCATCGAAGCGGTCGCAGCCAAGGAGGTGCAGGCATGA
- the glyS gene encoding glycine--tRNA ligase subunit beta produces MSMQPLLIELGVEELPVKALPGLAQAFFDGVIDGLAKRGVAFERGDAKPLSTPRRLAVLLPGVETEQPEQHSEVFGPYLNIALDANGEPTKALQGFAAKAGIDWTALDRTTDAKGERFVLRSVTPGAQTASLLPEILREAIAAMPIPKPMRWGSHEYAFARPVHWLVLLHGNDIVPAELLGLTSDRFSRGHRFMADKQVWLSNPADYVESLKAANVLVDADARRERIVAEVNAAAAQAGGVARITDDNLEQVVNLVEWPAAVLCSFEREFLAVPQEALIETMEINQKFFPVLDGGGKLTEKFIGIANIESKDVAEVSKGYERVIRPRFSDAKFFFDEDLKQGLVGMGDGLKTVTYQAKLGSVADKVQRVSALAQIIAPQVGADPVQAKRAAELAKNDLQSRMVNEFPELQGIAGRHYAVAGGESPSVALAIDESYQPRFAADDIALSPLGKVLAIAERLDTLAGGFAAGLKPTGNKDPFALRRNALGLARSIIESGFDLDLRALLSSSIKGLPAGVQPSADLNTETLGLDLYDFIIDRLKGYYADKGVPATHFNAVAELKPASLYDFDRRIDAIGTFAQLPEAEALAAANKRIRNILRKADGEIPGMIDSALLREPAESELAEAVTAAIDDTGTALAHKDYVAVLGRLARLRPQVDAFFDAVMVNADDLALRGNRLALLRTLGDRLGSVAAIEHLSS; encoded by the coding sequence ATGAGCATGCAGCCGCTGCTGATCGAACTGGGCGTGGAAGAATTGCCGGTCAAGGCGCTGCCGGGCCTGGCGCAGGCCTTCTTCGATGGCGTGATCGACGGCCTGGCCAAGCGTGGTGTGGCTTTCGAGCGCGGCGATGCCAAGCCGCTGTCGACCCCGCGTCGCCTCGCCGTGCTGTTGCCGGGCGTGGAGACCGAACAGCCCGAGCAGCACTCGGAAGTGTTCGGCCCGTACCTGAACATCGCGCTGGACGCCAATGGCGAGCCGACCAAGGCGCTGCAGGGCTTCGCCGCCAAGGCCGGCATCGACTGGACCGCGCTGGATCGCACCACCGACGCCAAGGGTGAGCGTTTCGTGCTGCGTTCGGTGACCCCGGGCGCGCAGACCGCCAGCCTGCTGCCGGAGATCCTGCGCGAAGCCATCGCCGCCATGCCCATCCCCAAGCCGATGCGCTGGGGCAGCCACGAATACGCCTTCGCCCGTCCGGTGCATTGGCTGGTGCTGCTGCACGGCAACGACATCGTGCCGGCCGAGCTGCTGGGCCTGACCTCCGACCGCTTCAGCCGTGGCCACCGTTTCATGGCCGACAAGCAGGTGTGGCTGAGCAACCCGGCCGACTATGTTGAATCGCTGAAGGCCGCCAACGTGCTGGTCGATGCCGACGCGCGCCGCGAGCGCATCGTCGCCGAGGTCAATGCCGCAGCCGCACAGGCTGGCGGCGTGGCCCGCATCACCGACGACAACCTGGAACAGGTGGTCAACCTGGTCGAATGGCCGGCGGCGGTGCTGTGCAGTTTCGAGCGCGAATTCCTGGCCGTGCCGCAGGAAGCGTTGATCGAGACCATGGAGATCAACCAGAAGTTCTTCCCGGTGCTCGACGGCGGCGGCAAGCTGACCGAGAAGTTCATCGGTATTGCCAACATCGAATCCAAGGACGTGGCCGAGGTTTCCAAGGGCTACGAGCGCGTCATCCGCCCGCGCTTCTCCGACGCCAAGTTCTTCTTCGACGAAGACCTCAAGCAGGGTCTGGTCGGCATGGGCGATGGCCTGAAGACCGTCACCTACCAGGCCAAGCTGGGCAGCGTCGCCGACAAGGTGCAGCGGGTCAGCGCGCTGGCGCAGATCATCGCGCCGCAGGTGGGTGCCGATCCGGTGCAGGCCAAGCGTGCCGCCGAGCTGGCCAAGAACGACCTGCAGTCGCGCATGGTCAATGAGTTCCCGGAACTGCAGGGTATTGCTGGCCGTCACTACGCCGTTGCCGGTGGCGAATCACCGTCGGTGGCGCTGGCCATCGACGAGAGCTACCAGCCGCGCTTTGCCGCCGATGACATCGCCTTGTCGCCGCTGGGCAAGGTGCTGGCGATTGCCGAGCGCCTGGACACGCTGGCCGGTGGCTTTGCCGCAGGCCTGAAGCCGACCGGCAACAAGGACCCGTTCGCGCTGCGTCGTAATGCCTTGGGTCTGGCCCGCAGCATCATCGAGTCGGGTTTTGATCTGGATCTGCGCGCGCTGTTGTCGTCGTCTATCAAGGGGTTGCCTGCTGGGGTCCAACCGAGTGCCGATCTCAATACCGAAACGCTTGGGCTTGACCTCTACGACTTCATCATCGACCGCCTGAAGGGTTATTACGCCGACAAGGGCGTACCGGCCACCCACTTCAACGCCGTCGCCGAACTGAAGCCGGCATCGCTGTACGACTTCGACCGCCGCATCGATGCCATCGGCACCTTTGCCCAGCTGCCGGAAGCCGAGGCACTGGCCGCGGCCAACAAGCGCATCCGCAACATCCTGCGCAAGGCCGACGGCGAGATCCCGGGCATGATCGACTCGGCACTGCTGCGTGAACCGGCCGAGAGCGAACTGGCCGAAGCGGTCACCGCTGCCATCGACGACACCGGCACCGCGCTGGCGCACAAGGACTACGTGGCCGTGCTCGGCCGCCTGGCCCGCCTGCGCCCGCAGGTAGACGCGTTCTTCGACGCGGTGATGGTCAACGCTGACGACCTGGCCCTGCGTGGCAACCGGCTGGCGCTGCTGCGCACGCTGGGCGACCGCCTCGGCAGCGTCGCCGCGATCGAACACCTGTCCAGCTGA
- a CDS encoding tetratricopeptide repeat-containing sulfotransferase family protein, giving the protein MDTSASWQSAQAALARRDIPEAQRQLRAVVDQQPAHAYARVMLAGTVLAQGRLREAVQQLQQAAGLDYRDPALLLRVAQALLRVGDSEGVARLMRNACVAQCNDSPTLAALAHVLQSLGLHADALQLMQRAAAVGFDSPDFHYFLGVQLQFNGELEAAEQALTHCLQLNPSHGRAALTRARLRRWRTDDNHVDGLRRQLQATAADSEDFAALWFALYKELEDIGDFAAAWDALRQGNATMWRRLRHDRLADNAQHEAMARLAAAGTFAPVEAADEEDGAQPIFIIGMPRSGTTVLERMLGNHSQVASAGELGDFAQQLRLAADQAGRALLDPALLQALPTLDYAAVGEGYLRQTRWRLAGQRRFIDKLPPNYLLAGPIAHALPKAVIVYVRRDPMAVCFSNYRAMFGDSYAYSYELEALAAHHAAHTQLMQAWQQHLPGRVLEIDYEAMVHDPDAALAQVLQRCGLAAESGGSDLTRNAAATATLSSVQVREPVHARNIDEWRRYATELAPLRERLQGSR; this is encoded by the coding sequence ATGGATACCAGCGCCTCCTGGCAGTCCGCACAGGCCGCTCTGGCCCGGCGCGACATCCCGGAGGCGCAGCGGCAGCTGCGTGCCGTGGTGGATCAGCAACCCGCGCACGCCTATGCGCGGGTGATGCTGGCCGGCACCGTATTGGCGCAGGGCCGGCTGCGCGAGGCCGTGCAACAGTTGCAGCAGGCTGCCGGCCTGGACTACCGCGACCCGGCGCTGCTGCTGCGTGTCGCCCAGGCCTTGTTGCGCGTCGGCGACAGCGAAGGCGTGGCGCGGTTGATGCGCAATGCCTGCGTGGCCCAATGCAATGACAGCCCGACGCTGGCGGCCCTGGCCCACGTGCTGCAATCACTTGGGCTGCATGCCGATGCCCTGCAATTGATGCAGCGTGCGGCGGCGGTGGGATTCGACAGTCCCGATTTCCATTACTTCCTTGGCGTGCAGCTGCAGTTCAACGGTGAGCTGGAAGCGGCCGAGCAGGCGCTCACACATTGCCTGCAGCTGAATCCCAGCCACGGCCGAGCCGCGCTGACCCGTGCACGCCTGCGCCGCTGGCGTACGGACGACAATCATGTCGACGGCCTGCGCAGGCAGCTGCAGGCAACGGCGGCGGACAGCGAAGACTTCGCAGCACTGTGGTTCGCGCTGTACAAGGAACTGGAGGATATCGGTGATTTCGCCGCGGCATGGGATGCGCTGCGGCAAGGCAATGCCACGATGTGGCGGCGCCTGCGCCACGATCGTCTTGCCGATAACGCACAGCATGAGGCGATGGCCCGGCTGGCGGCAGCGGGGACCTTCGCGCCCGTCGAAGCGGCCGATGAGGAGGACGGCGCACAGCCGATCTTCATCATCGGCATGCCGCGTTCGGGCACCACGGTGCTTGAACGCATGCTCGGCAATCATTCGCAGGTAGCGTCTGCCGGTGAGCTTGGCGATTTTGCCCAGCAATTGCGATTGGCCGCCGATCAGGCTGGCCGCGCGCTGCTCGACCCTGCATTGCTGCAGGCGCTGCCAACGCTGGATTACGCTGCCGTCGGAGAAGGTTATCTGCGGCAGACGCGTTGGCGCCTGGCCGGACAACGCCGTTTCATCGACAAGCTGCCGCCAAATTACCTGCTGGCAGGCCCGATCGCGCACGCACTGCCGAAGGCGGTGATCGTCTACGTCAGGCGCGATCCCATGGCGGTGTGCTTTTCCAACTACCGCGCCATGTTCGGTGACTCCTATGCTTACAGCTATGAGCTTGAGGCCCTGGCTGCGCACCACGCAGCGCATACGCAGCTGATGCAGGCCTGGCAGCAGCATCTGCCAGGGCGTGTGCTGGAGATCGACTACGAAGCGATGGTGCACGATCCCGATGCGGCACTGGCGCAGGTGCTGCAACGCTGCGGGCTTGCCGCGGAAAGCGGCGGCAGTGACCTGACCCGCAATGCGGCCGCGACTGCCACCCTCAGCAGCGTGCAGGTACGCGAGCCGGTACACGCACGCAACATCGACGAATGGCGGCGCTATGCCACTGAGCTCGCGCCGCTGCGTGAGCGCCTGCAGGGCAGCAGATAA